The Neurospora crassa OR74A linkage group V, whole genome shotgun sequence sequence TCCTGCCGATCGGGCGACTGTGGAAAGTGACGGACCATCTCGAGATTTCCATCCACCAAGCATGGCCCAATCCCGGTGACAAGAAAAAAGCGCCGGCGTGAAGGACCGCAATATCGGCATCCagttcttcttgctcttACACTACCTAAGAGACTCGTCTACTCCTGTCCATGGATATGATCCTCATGCTTCGGCATAATAACGGCACTGGAAATGGAGGATGATATCAAGGAACGACAACAAGCCGAACTCCAGGACAAAATACACAGCCTGAGCGATCTCGAGCTCGCcgtccttctctccctcaTCGCACGGGAACACTGCCTGATCAGCACCGAACCCGACTTTGTCGAGGACCTATCGAAAGAGCTATGTCTGACCGCCGTCAAAACCTTTGGCCTCACGCCCGTCATCGTCCCATGTCACTCGCAGATGACACTCGATGATTTCGCAGCAGCACTCTTAGTCCCCGTCACTCCACCAAGCTCACCACTgcccaacaacagcaacaacccccaacaccaccactcccaccGCTCTGTACCTTCCGGCTCGGGTTCATACTTTTCCTCGAAACAAAATGTTCCCggctcatcttcttccgcccacccgccaccaccatcacagcagcaacaacaacaacaaccaccggCAACGCAAATAGCCAACGTCGTCCTCGCCCAAAACCTCGACCATGCCCCGCGCGCCGTGCAAATCCAAGCCCTCGAACTCCTGCGCGCGCGCCGCCTCTTCACTCGAACGAGCGTCCAGACTGCTCCGAAGCAGTTCCTCTTCGTGGCCGTAGTCGGCGCAGAAAGCGGCGGACAGGCGCGAGTCACTCACCACCTGAACGACTTCCTCTACCTTGCGCACTGGCACGACCCGGAAGATGGTTTCGCCTACCTCGAGGAACAAGCGGAAGAAGGATGGGCCGGTGCAGGTGGCTTCGGCGGGCATCTGGGAAAGTTGGGTGTtgcgaacaacaacaatgacaacgacgacgaagctGGTGACGACAGCCCTTACGCCAAGACCGATGATGACCAAGTTTCGACCGACTCGGGAAGCAGCGTTGTCAAGAGGGGCGTGGGAAGCATGGCAAACAGTGGTTTAATCAACGAATCCTATCACTCTGCCCTTAGCGGACCTGGTCTCGGTCCAGGTCGCTTGGGAGGAGCTGGAGTATCCCTCTCCCCCCAACTCACCTTCCACAGCAACGATCCCACAGCCGTCGGTCCAACCGAAGGTCTCGAACCGCCACTTCTCTCCGATTCCGAAATCGCCCACCTCGCCCAACTCTCGCTCAATGTATGCGTGGATATCGACGTCCGCCGCTACCAAATGAACATTGTCGCCTTTTTGCGCATGCACCGGGCTGTTAGCGGTGGCATCACGCCTCAGGCGACCAAGCATTTTGAACAGCTTATGAGGAGCTTGGCGCCGCTGCACGGGTTGGATTTCGTCACGCCGGCGCTGGTTGGGTTGGCGGCTAAGAAGGTCTACCTGCACCGCATCGAGATAGTGGCATCCCCCGAGCGGGAGAGGAGCATGCAATGGGGCAGCGAGCCGGTGGCTGTTGAGGCCATGTTAGAAGGGGTCGGACCGGAGGAGGTGATTGAGGATGTACTGGGCATGGTTGCTGTTCCCCAGTAGGGAGgatctggtggtggtggtgggcgagGGGGTGAATGATGGAGGTGGGTTatgagaaggaagaggcggGAGGGGTGAATGTTGAATCGTACTGGAAGGGGGCATTGGGACAAGGGGCCAAAACAGAACAGATCTTGAATGCGTGGGAGCAATAGGCGGTGCAGACAAAAAATTACATCTTAATTAGGACAAAGCTACAAGCTACCTCGCTTGTTCACCCATCATCCCATGAGGTGGCCGATAGCCCTTATATCTATGATTTTTATCCCAAGTGTCATCCCGTCCCAACTCGCATTATGCTGGTTTAGTTGGTATTTTTCTTTCATCAGTTAGCGTTGGCGTTTCCCATTTTCTGTCATCCGATCTCTGCGTTGTATAAAGCCATGATTGATCGTTCGTCGATTACCCCTCTCCCCATGTTTGTATTGAAGTGATGAAGCACGTATTATCATCTGCCCAGTCGATGGAGCAGCATGGTGATGGAGAGCGTCCACCAACACTTTGGTGACGTCTCTTGAAGTTATAGAAGAGAATACATGTTCATCGTCAGGTCAGTCAGAAGCTTCCAGCTAATCTGAGGCAATTTAGTGGatctccttgatcttgcACTTCCAGCCGGAAGACTGAGAAAGCAATGGCAAACTgtagcaaaaaaaaaaaaaataccaTGTTAGCATCTCTATGACCTAGGAAGGAACAGCACCAAAAATGCATTAACTTACCTAGCACCAAGGCACCAGCCAAGCTCGTTATCCTTAATCTTCTTCGCAATCCTGACCTCGCGATCAATCGGCATCTCGTAACCCGTGTGCGTAAGCGCAAGCATAAAGTTGAGATCCATGCAGTGCTCGGGCCTATCGCTGAGCTCCTCCAGCGCACCAGGCACGCTGGTGAATACATCCCAGCTCTGCTCGCCGCCGCACACCTGGGCGGCCAGGTCGTGCATCTCGCGGAGGGTGAACGACTCGGGCATGCCGAGCGGCTGGGTCCGGTCAGTGAAATAGGACAGCAAGAAAATGTCCTCGCGGGCGAACGTCTTGGCGATCTGCGGCTGGTGGACGCCGTTGAAGGAGCACGGGGCAAGCTTGCACTCGGCATCCTTCTTAAGGATGCGCTCGGCCAAGCTGCGGCACAGGGCGGGGGCCGGGGTCGAGGGGCCCGTCATGTTGAGCTCAACCTTGGGGCCGAGCGGGTGGCTGTCGCCGAGGGGCACCTTGACGGTCTTGGTCATGCCGGTCGAGAAGCAAGGGTTGATGACGGGCTTCTGCATCCACGACTTGTCCTGCTTGTTAAGCTCGAAGAGGTCGTTGACGAGAGTGGCGAAGATGGCGTCGCGGGCCGACATGAGACCGTAACCCAGATGCGAGTGCTGGTACAGGTCGAACTTGCGGCCGCCAAAGTTGAGCTCGTACTTGTGGTCGCCGTCGGCCAGCTTCTGGGGCATGCCGCCGCTGGCAAGGCCCTCAAAGGTAGGCTCGAACACGATCTGGGTGGAACCGCCGCCGAGATCGAAGACGGCTGCGGTGGGGCTGTGGTCGGGACCGCCAATCTTGCCGAGGAGGTAGTTGACCGTGATCCAAGCGTAGACACCCTCGTCGGCACCGTCCATCATGGCAACGCCATGCTCCTCCTTGGAGACCACGGGGAAGGGGTAGTCGTTCTCAAGGTGCTCGCGGACTGCATCCAGGATCTTCTGGCTCTTCTCGGGACCAATCAGGCGCAAACCGGCGGTAGCCTTGACGGCGACGGGACTGCAGGCCTTGAGCTTATCGGGAATGACTTCGAGGGCAGCCTGCATCAGGGGGTCCAGACTCTTAGCAGCGGCCAGAGGATCGTCCTTATACGCGCTCAGTCCGCTGCTCTGGCCCTCGATCTTGGCAGTCATCTTGAATAGAACCTCTCCCTCCAGCTCGGGGGCGGGGCCGCAGTTGTTGAACTTGTAGACGTGGATACGGGAACCAGTACTGCCGGCGTCGATCATGGAAACATACTGCACGATGGGCTTCTCCTTGGAGAAGGATCTTGTGCATCGGTCGGTGCCATAGGACGAGTCGGAGGGTACTTGGCCCTGGTTGCCTTGAGAAGGGCCTGGTGAGGTCAGGTTGTAAGTATTTGGACTTGTGTAAACCAATTTCGTCGTAAGATGCTTGCTTACCTCCATCAGCACCAGAGATCTCGACGCCTGATGGGGAAAAGaggtagaagaggaagagaacggCAAAGACGATTGCGCCCGTCTTTAGGTAGCGCGCCTTTTGCGACTGCGACATCCAAGCGTTCTGCATCCTGATGAAGACGCTTGCCGGTTCCTGATTGTGCTGGTCACGGCGGTAGCGGTCGGGCTTCTCGTGGGGATCGTGAGCTACGTGCTTGGTCGGCAGGGAGACCGACGTGCGCCTCATAGGGAAAGGGACCGAGCCACTTTATGAATATGAATATGGGGGGGTGGAGGGACAAGAGTTGGTCGATGCGTTCAACCTAGCGAGGAACGCGGAGATTCGAGGAGGTGAGGACCTAGCGGGATCTCCAACTGTGTGGGTGGGCCTGGTCGAGACTCCgataagtagaggtagcgatAAACCAGGTTGTTTTTTGAGCCGTTGCACATGCCAGACAAGAAATACAAGAGGTCAACGACAGACTAGAATGGGCCAAAGGCAAGGGTGGGAATTGAACTAGAAACTGTGATAGTTAACAGcgctttgttgttgttgttgttgttgttcgtcgACATTCAGGACACAAGTCCAGATGGGATCTGATTTCTTTGAATAGGGGTTGAGGATTCAGCAGTGG is a genomic window containing:
- a CDS encoding guanosine-diphosphatase, whose product is MRRTSVSLPTKHVAHDPHEKPDRYRRDQHNQEPASVFIRMQNAWMSQSQKARYLKTGAIVFAVLFLFYLFSPSGVEISGADGGPSQGNQGQVPSDSSYGTDRCTRSFSKEKPIVQYVSMIDAGSTGSRIHVYKFNNCGPAPELEGEVLFKMTAKIEGQSSGLSAYKDDPLAAAKSLDPLMQAALEVIPDKLKACSPVAVKATAGLRLIGPEKSQKILDAVREHLENDYPFPVVSKEEHGVAMMDGADEGVYAWITVNYLLGKIGGPDHSPTAAVFDLGGGSTQIVFEPTFEGLASGGMPQKLADGDHKYELNFGGRKFDLYQHSHLGYGLMSARDAIFATLVNDLFELNKQDKSWMQKPVINPCFSTGMTKTVKVPLGDSHPLGPKVELNMTGPSTPAPALCRSLAERILKKDAECKLAPCSFNGVHQPQIAKTFAREDIFLLSYFTDRTQPLGMPESFTLREMHDLAAQVCGGEQSWDVFTSVPGALEELSDRPEHCMDLNFMLALTHTGYEMPIDREVRIAKKIKDNELGWCLGASLPLLSQSSGWKCKIKEIH